In Lytechinus variegatus isolate NC3 chromosome 6, Lvar_3.0, whole genome shotgun sequence, the DNA window GATTGGTCCCTGATAGCAATTCTTGTGCACTCTCTAATTTCCGTAGATTGAAAGTCAATCTAACAGTTTGTGGTCAGGGACCAATTCAATGTTGGATCGAACTTTTCAATCGAATAAGACTGAATTCTAATTCCATAGGATTGGATAGCTTTGGAGTCGTCCCTGATCGCAATCTTTTTCATTGTAAGAAAATTAGAGATGCAATTTAGCCTACATGAAGCTATGATCACTATTATGAAACACTACTACAACAACCCCTGCTGATATTGCAAAATTTTCGAGATCTATTgctacttctaatactacttctaccattactactgctacttctactactaatactactactactacttctgctgctaCTAGTACAtctattgctactactactactactactaccaccaccactatcgtTACTGCTGTACGTTTACTGTGTGTTTTAGATGATAATTAATACGCCAACCCGCTGATATTCTTTCTAGAATGGACAAAAAAGAATTATTTAcaatcaattatttcatttccccGAAAATATAAGATTATAACACCTTGCCAGTATGGATTCCGTAAGCACCACTCTACAGAATTAGCTACTGTTGATTTATACGACAGAATTCCTAATGCTATCTCTCGTAAACAGTTTGCTGTTGCTTTATTCATTGATCTTGGTAAAGCATTCGACACCATCAACCACCCTATTTTGATaagtaaacttgaacattatcatgattatggagTAAATGGAAAACCACTCTCCTGGTTCAATAATTATCTGACTAACAATCATTACAACTTATCATTATTTAGCGTCAAACGTCTTGAAGCAGGAGACGTGTATTCTGTAGttgtttttgaaatatatttatgatattgttcgtaattcagaaaaaaatatcccGCTTTTTATTTGCAGATAACACGACGCTTTATTTTCTCATTCTGATTATTTCGTGCAATAAACACAATGAACTACGAACCAATATTAACATTAATAATAGAgtcattgaaaagaaagaacatGTCAAGTTTTTTGGGCATTGCCTTCAGCGAAAATCAGAATTGGAATAACCACGTGAATAATATAACGATTTTTACATCTCTCATTATTGGAATTctttataaaataagaaatttgctCCCGTAAAATGGTTtatataaatcatttatttaatcACATTTATCATATGACAACATCGCTGCGGAACTAGAAGCAAAACACACCTATAATCGATATTATTACTAAAAAGCTATTAGACTATGCACAAAATTTCTTTATCTAGCACACACAAATCCTAGATCTAAATATCTGGTCTCCTTTTAAAGAATCTTTTAAAGATTCACGAAATTAATAAATTGGAAACCGgaatatttttgtatatgttCACCAActatttttataccatatttaCCCTAAATCGTGATATTCATTCCTATGACACaataaattcattcaattttcatttagcAAATCCAATCACAACCGTAGCTCATAAGTCTCTTTGCCACACAGGTCAAGACATTTGGCATTCTTTACCAATGGATGTCAGAAAATTCTCTCTATCCTCTTCATTTACACAACAGTTAAAACGCAACTCCTTATAGCTTATTAATATGTACATAACTGTTCTTTACATAATTTTGCATGATGAGTGGGTGGGTCGGGTTATTAAGTATCGTATAAACATGTAACATACCAATATCGTTGATAGAAGTATTAACCATTTAGTATtccatataactgttttatgtaTTCTATCATTTActgattcatatattttcagcatatatatatatatatatatatatatatatatatatatatatatatttatataacgaaatattttacatttattttttaaggtaTCATACGTCATTCGTATATACATTTTAATGTTTGTGTATACTTGAttttgcatatatattttttttatggaaaataaatgtattttaattCAGTTCAATAGAGTATTGCGTGAATGTTTTTAAATCTAGATTTCTCAAATTAtactatatataaaaaatgaaatcaacaaCTCGTCTCTTCTATTGCCGTTAGCTCTGTGTACTACTACCATTATTTGTATTATCCTTTTAACGTTTCGGGTGGAAAAATAATCTTATTGaaagtttcaaaatttctgcggctgataaatcatgaaaatatgcaaattatccTTAGCAATGAAATATATATCGTAAAATTTGTTGGCAGCTAAAATCGCAAGTACACCGACGAGGTTATCTCCAAACTGATATTAATAACCAATCGGTTCCATTGGTGTAACAGTAGCATTTGGATGTCGTATTCCATTCAGCAAGGCTCCAGAATTGTTGTTCAATGTGCTATCGGCTGAAGCAATTGCAGGTCGTCCttctccatccatccatcataTAGATCCGGGATGGAAACAAAAAACAGAATGCAGACTCCTCTAGTCCATTACATAGTGTTTTGTGACTCCATGAGATGAGGATCCGCTGTTGTGGATTACTCAATCGACAGTGTGGGGGATGAAATAGCGAACATAGGCACCATCGTCCTAAAAAGATAACAACAAATATGAACACAGCCGGATTTTATAAAATTGCCTCAATTTCCATGACTATATTTTTCAACGAATGTGTTTTCATTGGTTGGCTACATTTGCTTCGTCTGGTTTACATGTTCTCCGATCATCGTATGATGGATTCTAGTTCATCACTTTAGGACACATTGTAGATGGGTACGTGCTTCGATTTTATGTTTACATATTATTTACAGCTATCGAACGGTTAACAGTGCATATCactaaaaagtttacactttgataAGTGTCCctagaaatgaaatatgaattgttTTTCAACATATTCTTGGGTTTCTGTCTCTTTAATGAGatagcattttcattaattaacaAGTTTTGCACGAAAGCTAGCAGAAATTAGTTAGCCAGGGAACCCTAATTTCTGCGTTTTGTCAAGGACGTAGAAAAGCCCGCATGCACCGTGATACAACTTTTCATTGTTCATTTGCCTTTCTTAGTTCATGTAAATCAAATAGAGTCATTGAAACTAGCTGAACCAATTCGCTacaaaaaattacaaacaaaCGACAACGTTATATAtcaatcatttcttttcatttttttgacaAGTACATGTTCCCAATCATGACTTCAAGGAATAacataataaagaataaagCCAGTTCGATGCCTTTCACAACTTCATGTGAAGTAGATTTCGTAATGGTATATGCGTGGTCTATCTGTCTATGATGGTTTGTATATGGGGAGGGCGTGTAAGAGTGGTAGAAGGGAGAAATATATGATTAGATTAATCTCTTGCCTAAAGTGCTTGTGCTCTTCATCACTTACGTCCAATTTCATCCACATAACTCTTAATTTTTGAGCAAGTCACCTTTTTACGAACTTTACCATTGGTTCTCACTCGGGTAAAACTTATTTCGACACTCACACCAACACTCCCTTAATAAGACTTCTACCAATACATACATGCGGAATATCTCTaacaatattacaaatattttatttcaccaTAACTTTTGCAAgataaaatctttttttatacgcactgtattgtgtacattttctttacttttataACCATTGTAAAGACAGGAGATAGTAATTatccaatgatttttttatatgaatttctaTATTAAAACTTTCGAAGTTACGAGTAAACAACCATGCAAGGTACTTTTCTTCAGATTAGGGAATGTACATTACTGCAGAAGGCAGATTGAATGAGACTACATTTAAAACCAGCTACATCTTGCTTTACAAACTAGACAGAACAATGGCTAGTGTCTTGGTCGGTGGAAGGTGTATCTTGGTCAGAGGATGGCTGCAGTAATTCTGTCCAGACAGACACTACTTCGACCTTTCCTCCATTTGGGATTCCACCGACCAACTACGTCTGGGTAGTGATGagataataaatatatttttttgaatttaAATCCATTCACAATAGAATTTTACCCCGACTATGAAGTATTAACATCTGAACGAGGCTACTATTGCATGTATATTGCTTAAGTGCGTCTTTCAATCAAATCATTGAAAGGGGAAGATCTAATTGAAAAGTTGTGCCATAGAAAACTTTGTTAAGAATAGCCTATctttttttagaggggggggggggaggcgggGATTGCCTGGCTTGGGGCTCTCATTGAGCCTAAGTTGATATGTTAGGAAAAGTTGGTTTACCTAATTTGAATGCATATAGAATAGTAAAGCTACTCCAAATATTCGGGAAATAAATTTTGGCGAAAGCTGTAGAGTGCATCAACTCAAGCtttcagaaaatatataaatatatgtatgatATCTCCAAGTGAAGCAATTAAAATGTCTAGGTGGAAAagagcaaaaacaaaatcaacccTGACGTCACCGGACTCAAGACGGCGACGTCATGATTGATTTTGTATCCCCCTATTTTTGAAGACCGACAACAGAAGCTATAtttaagcaaaacaaaaaaaaagtatttactTTTTGTGCACttcaaaaaatatcaaaaaatgtACACTAAAAATTTAACCATGTCCTCTCTTTCCTCGTTTATACCActtgttgtcttttttttgttcGTCTGCATTGATCTAAGCGTATGCCTCAGTTCTACGTTGTCATATTATTCAACATCACAAAATCTGCAGGCAAATTTATGTATACTAAGGTTAAAAGCGAATAATGTGGATTTATTTCTTTAGATCGAAGCAAGGATGTAGATATTTACTATAAAACGTATTAGGATCCATTTTCTATATTGTAttgttaaattttaaaataaatacaattatacataggcctatgatgTTTTATATCGCATCCTTGTGTTTGCTTTCAATGTGAATGATAAACAATTATTCCAATAGACTCACGCGTTGTACGTCTTTTTAACCATAAATTCTATTGCTGGTATGCATTAATGTGACATTGAAATTATACAGTGTAGAAGCATAACAGTATATCTTACATGGTAAACATGCACATTGAGACTGTCGGAAGATCCAAAGTGAAGTTGCTTGAGGTGAGAATGCAGTCTGCCACTCGGTGTCGTCCCACAGGACAAGAGCCTGTAATCATGAAACAAACTGATGGGTGTAAGAAATTATAAGAAGATGGGGAATGTGTATCCAAGTGTTTGCGTGTCTGTGTGTATTGTATGTTTCATGTTAAAACGCTAGTAGTATGTAACGCTTTCGTTTGACTGAATACCTTTTGTTTACTCTCccgaaatgaaaatttatatatcaaaatattagagtattcaaaatatctttattttgacTTTGATGTATGAAAAATGCGGGATTATAGGTGAGAGTATCAAACAAGTTTGGCTTATCTCCCCCAAAATGTCAGTTATTGTTGCAATTCATTATTACAATAATGTACCTATGATATATATTGCGGTGGGGatgatttgaaatttgaatcaaattgaaatgcaGGATACATTTTGGGATTTATGATGATCGGGAACGTAAtctttataacaaaatatatgacttAAGTAACATCTATtaaagtaataaaagaaaattagtaCATACGAAATGTTTAGATATATTGAAAaggacatttttaatacaataaacaaatcgattatTTCACATTGAGTACGAGTTAGACATGAAAGTATGAAATACTAATGATAGTAGGCTACTTGAGCTTATACAAGAGTTACAATCGAACTAGCAGTAAAATGCAAATGTGCATGCTGGTGCTATTATCTAACAGTAACATTTAATGACAGGGTAATGTCATTATACCAATTTTAATTGaagtacaaaaatgtatttGAGGACCTGACATATTCATGGCAATTCTAAGAGCACCTGACACTATCAATGGCTAAAAAGAATGGAACCGTTTCTTTTTTGGTTGTATCCAAAtatttacagaaaatattatacataatatgaacactgtaaaaattgaacCACCGCATTGGATTGATATCTAAattatatcaacaaaatatttgtaataagcAAGAACTTACCAAACGTTTTCCATCGTCTTTACACGTCTGCAGCACTCCATTAGGTAAACTAAGTCATCTTCGTCTGTACACTTCACCCTTCGCAGATAGAGCTTCTGCAGGTTCTGTGTATGTTCTTTGATGACCAGACCCAGTCCTCTCATTGTCTCTCTCGATACACGGCTCCTTCCTGGTGAAAGTGATGACGGACCATATAGATATATGTGTTTGAGTTTCTGCCCTGCTGTCCGACGAAGAACAGCGGTGTAACGAGCAATGTCTCCCTCCGCATCATTCATCGTGATATTAATACTTTCCAAACCAGGGAGCGATGAGATTAGACCTTCATAGCACTGTGACGTCACTCTCTCGGCTGATAGTTTTGTGACCGATGGTAGCTCAGGAGGTGATGGAGGGAAACTGAGAGATGAGTCTGTGATGGTGAGATACTTCAGTGAGGTGAAAGATCTGAGACATGGCCACATTCTAGAAGTCATCTCAGAAGCCAGTCGACATTTGGTTATCTGAAGGAAAACATAAATAGAAACGATGGAAAACAATTATGCTGTGTAAAACCTATTTggttcatgaaataattttgcgATCAGATTTTTTCTTCACATCTTTGATGCATTTCGTCCAAAAAAATAGATGTATTTCagccgccccccaaaaaaaaaaactccgtGACACATAAATCAAATGTGATGTTCCATAGtgttaaataaatttgtattgCTTCAGAGGAGAAATTCCgaactgaatatatatattttcccctaagaaattgaaatggaaGTATATCTCTATTTAggctatcccccccccccaatcaaaTGTTACTGTTCCAATTGATTACGATATCTTATCAATACATTCGCCCCCAAAATGCCTGCCGTGTGAAGTTTTAACATGCAAATTTCCTTTATTGAACCAGATTTACCCCTACTAGTATTTTATATCACGGATGCACCCCTGCGTATTATTGTCTTGTTTATATAAAAGATATTATGAAGAATACGTTGGGCTGAAAATCTTAGGATATGATGTGTGTATTGAGTTGCTTTCCAATATCTCCAATATCCAATTACTACATATGTAAACCATGTATTCTTACGGCTAATTCCAAATAAATATTAGAACATTACCGAAACTGGGCGCCAGATCTAAATATGTTAAtcacaaaaatggaaaaaagtaaGTTCTACTGGGTAATAATGCATTCAGTAGCTATTGTGTTCCATCAGTTACGATACTAGTATAGATCAATATAACTAGTAAacgttcaaaataatttcaaattcccGTTTTTGTATCGCATTGAAGAGAGATACTATACAAGTAGGCGCCGCTTTTACAACGGCAGCGACGTCATCAACATCGatatcttaaccaaggttatttttttgaaatgtcatcataacttaaaaaatacgAATGAGGTGAGAAATGTACATATACCCAGGAAATTAAAGgaaagttgacacttgccaaacattaTATAATTGAATGTATCTTTTAAAGTAGTTATGCCATTATGACGAATTCGATATCAAGCTAATGAatatgtcatgccccttcatcacattgctttgtcatcaggagctgaaaaatatttaggtgtaaTTTTTTTCCGAAATATCTTCATATCTTAGAcaaatcaaaaatgaaaatttgacaaaaacatttcatatttgtgctagttttctcaacacaaacatttcaacATTTCAGATACAATAAAGTATTGATTTGACAAAAGCATATTTCTTTGAAACTATCTTTCAAAGTTTAATAATGAACAATATAATTCATTTGAcacgaatattacttttttcaaagaaaattatacCTGAAATGTACTTGAATCCCAACGGCATCCCATTCATGTGAAGAAGCTAAATTGCCATggtaatatttatatttctgaagatatagatAAATTTTACGATGTTTGGTAAGTGAACAGATTCCATTCTGTAAACtgttggcctcaactgtattagatctagttcatgaaccATGAACATAAAGGTAATCAATTATTACTTAAATCCTATTCGATTTTCAGGTCACAAAATCAAGGTCAAAGaccatttagggtcaatgacaTTTGGCCGTGTTCGGGGTATCTGCTGCATCggcatcataactttgaaagtttatggatcgacacatgtagttcataaaaGATTGTCAGAAGGGCAATCAAGTATGTTTTGGACACGACTTAGCTCACATTATTATGGTCAAATGTCATGTTGGGTcatgaacatagtattttattatcatgtgAATGTTTTCGTAGAGAACAATTATTCAACAGCTGTTTTCAATATCAGCACTGTTGTTATATTGAATTTTTggaaatgtcgtcataacttagaaagtatatggaccaatttcataaaattagaCAAAAGGGTAAAAGTGTCATATGACCAATGTGAacgaactttgaacatgttgaggGGAATTTGtggaattttcatcataactttgaaattttaagaATCTACATAAGGACACCTGAACATACGAATAACCATGAATTCATACATATcatttaaggtcacatgaccgagatcaaaggtcatttagagtcaataaacttaggccgtgttgggggtattttgcattgacatcataatttgaaagtttatggatctacacaaAAAAGCATCTTAGGTCACATTATTATGGTCTATGGTCGTGTTGGTCAATGGACATCTAATTTTAGTATTATATGAATGCCCTCTTTTGTGATTAATTATTTAAaagctgttttcaaagttatCACTCTTactatattgaatcgcataatGCATGCGAGACAGCCAGAGGTGTTCCATATGTTATTACTGCTGattaatcttttaaaaaattcattgatttttcatattcttgctaaacaatttatattgaaatacTACAgctttgtattaattaattaattgattgctGAATTTTGTATTCATTGCACTGGCTTTCAattgattattatttcattttgagcgATTTTTGGCAAATAATGATTAGGTATTATCTATTTACTACTTTCAACGGAAAAAAGGTACGATTAATAAAAAACTCTCTTCAATTTATCAAACTTTAATcgccttttctattttttcagcCACTGGTTGCcaaatgtgttttgtttttggAATTAATAAACCATGAATACTGCAAATCGATATAACATTATGTCTACTGTTAAAAATATGCTTAAATATCCAATattcattccatttttttttctttaaatctacCCATGCTTCACGCTTGATATATTTGTTAATTGAGATTTTTTATCCTCTTTCCGATTTCAAACGGTGCATAGAATGTTCGATTTTCAAATCAGCTATAAACTtgtgaaataattatatatattggTAAACGTTTTAAAGTAAACGGAAAAGCTATTAAAAATTGCTGGctcttttaaaattgagataGGTAagaccatgggcggaaatctcaggggacagggggacgtgtcccccctaacaaaaatagtagggggacacaatattaaatgccccccctactatttttggtctttaatgatggaaaaaatgcatcattcacattcgaaataatacatgtattttggactaaatgaccttactatttgggtgaattttttttttgcttgtcaaattttccagagtaaataaaataagataaggggaagacttggaaaagaagaagaatctttcatgtcattatataaaattttcggtcgcgcttcgcgctccccattgcctgttaggtgattgTTCAATATGGATCTTagatatcaagtttggaagtcaatatacattacacatttcacctcggaaatcgaattttcattattttgtgtgatttacaaactgGTTTTTAAAAGGTGCTCTTTTAAAATGACAgctttatggtctgaatattgaaattttctgctcgcgctgagCCATCGCACATTTCTATTTATTAAGTACCTATtattttgcgctcgcattaatggttaaagatattttatttgatgcattctattcataattacaaaagttttcaggccataatatcatcaaatttctcgccctcattaggcattaatgaataaagtattaatttaataattattttgtcccttttgtttcatctcgcgctaaGCAAGAGTGCATAGAAAGATAGTAATCTTTTTCATatgacatgtcctaaggatgccccggtcctatgtcaaaactcaaataataatgataaatattagctctttattaagtgcgatccatatccacctcacaattttcgtACAGAGAGCTTGAAATAAATAGCTGAAATTGACTTTTTTTCagactggaatatcattatagTTTAAGCTACGCACTCGCtctgatttttcatgataaaagatgtgtAGAATACCAAGATTCTAGGTCTGAATATGAAACACGCACGCGCATGTTTATTAAGATgctcaacttgttctctatttaaatcattatccagtttcagattacCATACCAACAGATTTCTGCTAGCGCTTTGCAATCGCATTATTAACGCAGgaagatcccctattactcattcttttcatgattttcaaaacatgaatagagtgtaccgtttttaggtctaaatctcgatttttttcagcttgtgctttgcgctcgcatcaattgtttagttatatacctatctgtttaaattacaaaaagtgctcagAATTTTCAATTCTTAGGTAAGAGTGTCtaaaaaaatctgctcgcgctttgcgctcgtattatatgattttcaaaatatgtaacgtcttcatggctaactgcaagcagtctttGTCAGGTaacttttccatcagttcatttttgctcgcgcttcacgtttgtAGTAATTGTTCATttacatacacatctttttatcacgataacaaacattgcccagaatgtttaaaatttgaggaaaaaatgcattaaatttcCCCCCAAAACAGAATCGatcgcgcttcgagctcgcattataaaaataaagattatgatattatatatttaagtttattcataagaataaagctaagaagtgctTATTAGGACTACCACATCAAAGACACCAAAAATCATTTTCGAGCGGCCGATTGGCCGGGGAGAATATGGCTGAATaaattctgccccccccccccttattagCGAAGGCTGGATCCCCCCCTGCTTTACAAGTatcttttcgatcagttcaaattAAACGTATGTCAACATTTTCTGGCTGCACTCtgcactcgcattattaattAAGACCTtcaattacccatccttttcatGGCAGAACATGAGTGTCTCGTctaaatctaaatatttttcgctcgcgctccacataaattattgtttagttatataacTATTATGTTTAAGTTACACAAAGTGCTTAGAATTCCCTTTCTTTaggtaaaaatttcagctcgcgcttcgcgctcgcattatataaaccaggattataatattatatatttatgttgatttttaagaataaagctaagaagtgaccatgaagactaccccttcaatgaaacaaacaaaaatgctcTTCATGCAGCCGATCGGGGATTAACATATGgctgaatccccccccccctattggcaaaggctggatccgcccctgtggtccccctacctttcggGACAGATTTTCCTTACCCATTGGTAAGATAGTGTTCTTGTATGCCGTGCACATTAATATCACGGATTTTCTAATCTAAGTACCGAgtactttctcttattttttgttgcttattcgttttattttgaaattagtgGATAACTTGTTTTCAGTTTGTCTTCTGCGTCCGTCtcgatttttgtatatagttgtAAATGtagtttgtttataattagcattgaaacta includes these proteins:
- the LOC121417747 gene encoding uncharacterized protein LOC121417747 is translated as MTSRMWPCLRSFTSLKYLTITDSSLSFPPSPPELPSVTKLSAERVTSQCYEGLISSLPGLESINITMNDAEGDIARYTAVLRRTAGQKLKHIYLYGPSSLSPGRSRVSRETMRGLGLVIKEHTQNLQKLYLRRVKCTDEDDLVYLMECCRRVKTMENVWLLSCGTTPSGRLHSHLKQLHFGSSDSLNVHVYHDDGAYVRYFIPHTVD